Proteins encoded in a region of the Saccharothrix ecbatanensis genome:
- a CDS encoding zinc-binding dehydrogenase, with amino-acid sequence MKGAVLTEVGGPLQVLDLELDPPGPGEVLVRVRATGLCHSDLSVIDGSRIRPLPMLLGHEAAGEVVETGPGTSDFAVGDHVVLSFVPACGSCRRCVSGRQALCEPGAAANREGTLLSGARRLRLPDGTRPHHHLGVSGFAEYAVVSEKSATLVPADLPFEIAALFGCAVLTGAGAAFYSAAVTPGDRVAVFGLGGVGLAALLAARAAGASQIVAVDVVEHKRALARKLGATHDVAGGPDAVAEVRSVTGGGADKVIDTTGVAAVLEQAYLATCAGGTTVTVGLPHPDRTISLPALSLVAEERTLKGSYLGSCVPRRDVPRFVDLYRAGQLPVHELLSGRLTLEEINTGFTRLAAGEAVRQVVVL; translated from the coding sequence GTGAAGGGCGCGGTGCTGACGGAGGTCGGCGGTCCGCTCCAGGTGCTCGACCTGGAGCTCGACCCGCCCGGTCCCGGTGAGGTGCTGGTGCGGGTGCGCGCCACCGGGTTGTGCCACTCGGACCTGTCGGTGATCGACGGCTCCCGGATCCGGCCGCTGCCCATGCTGCTCGGCCACGAGGCCGCGGGCGAGGTGGTGGAGACCGGGCCGGGCACGTCGGACTTTGCCGTCGGCGACCACGTGGTGCTGTCGTTCGTGCCCGCGTGCGGGTCGTGCCGGCGGTGCGTGTCCGGGCGGCAGGCGTTGTGCGAGCCGGGTGCGGCGGCGAACCGCGAGGGCACGCTGTTGAGCGGTGCGCGGCGGCTCCGGCTGCCCGACGGCACGCGTCCGCACCACCACCTCGGGGTGTCCGGGTTCGCCGAGTACGCCGTGGTGTCGGAGAAATCTGCCACGCTCGTGCCCGCCGACCTGCCGTTCGAGATCGCCGCCCTGTTCGGTTGCGCGGTGCTCACCGGCGCCGGCGCGGCGTTCTACAGCGCGGCCGTCACGCCGGGGGACCGGGTCGCGGTGTTCGGGCTCGGCGGTGTGGGGCTGGCCGCGTTGCTGGCGGCACGGGCGGCCGGCGCGTCGCAGATCGTCGCGGTGGACGTGGTGGAGCACAAGCGCGCGTTGGCGCGGAAGCTCGGCGCCACGCACGACGTGGCCGGCGGACCGGACGCCGTCGCGGAGGTGCGCTCGGTGACGGGTGGTGGCGCGGACAAGGTCATCGACACGACCGGCGTCGCGGCCGTGCTGGAGCAGGCGTACCTGGCCACCTGCGCGGGCGGCACGACGGTGACCGTGGGCCTGCCGCACCCGGACCGGACCATCTCGCTGCCCGCGTTGAGCCTGGTCGCCGAGGAACGGACGTTGAAGGGCAGCTACCTCGGCTCCTGCGTGCCGCGGCGGGACGTGCCGAGGTTCGTCGACCTGTACCGGGCCGGGCAGCTGCCCGTGCACGAACTGTTGTCAGGACGGCTCACGTTGGAGGAGATCAACACCGGTTTCACCCGTTTGGCCGCAGGAGAAGCCGTCCGCCAGGTTGTCGTTTTGTGA
- a CDS encoding cyclase family protein has product MATAVGGMIAGGGSVGAAGRSGPLGLGDYRLVNLAHVNDPDRTNVYPGDPEFTLTTVTTVPEHGFYLQYVSQGEHTGTHWGAPAHFNDDQPYADELDAEDLFLPAVKIDVREQAARNADYEVTIADLQRWERQHGRIPNEAAVVLWTGWEQRWGTPEFFNFDASGQMHQPGFSLAAVQWLVDTGRLGRRGALGTDTFSPEPATDVEYRVSKLLYREHRISLEILANLAQLPEQGAHILVGGTVNRRGSGSPASIYAFVPKR; this is encoded by the coding sequence GTGGCTACGGCAGTGGGCGGAATGATCGCGGGCGGTGGTTCGGTGGGCGCGGCGGGGCGTTCGGGCCCGTTGGGGCTGGGCGACTACCGGTTGGTGAACCTGGCGCACGTCAACGACCCGGACCGGACCAACGTCTACCCGGGCGACCCGGAGTTCACGCTGACCACCGTGACCACGGTCCCGGAGCACGGGTTCTACCTCCAGTACGTGTCGCAGGGCGAGCACACGGGCACGCACTGGGGCGCGCCCGCGCACTTCAACGACGACCAGCCGTACGCCGACGAGCTGGACGCCGAAGACCTGTTCCTGCCCGCCGTGAAGATCGACGTGCGGGAGCAGGCCGCGCGGAACGCGGACTACGAGGTCACCATCGCGGACCTCCAGCGGTGGGAGAGGCAGCACGGCCGCATCCCGAACGAGGCCGCGGTGGTGCTGTGGACGGGGTGGGAGCAGCGGTGGGGCACCCCCGAGTTCTTCAACTTCGACGCCTCGGGGCAGATGCACCAGCCCGGGTTCTCGCTCGCGGCCGTGCAGTGGCTGGTCGACACCGGTCGTCTCGGCCGCCGTGGCGCGCTGGGCACGGACACGTTCAGCCCGGAGCCCGCGACCGACGTCGAGTACCGGGTGTCGAAGCTGCTGTACCGGGAGCACCGGATCAGCCTGGAGATCCTGGCGAACCTGGCGCAGCTGCCCGAGCAGGGCGCGCACATCCTGGTCGGCGGCACGGTCAACCGCCGCGGCTCCGGCTCGCCCGCGAGCATCTACGCCTTCGTGCCCAAGCGGTGA
- a CDS encoding protein rhiA, translating into MPTKYSLTVRNESTQFQDLCVYQEPVDLGVRNAMSLAWLTAPAWPHTTVTFEWSLDYCFAWSYTGTLKPGTRFRAQQVQQANPQDLTSNQVLFDYADGAHRFVPGKAFGIPELGNLYIRELPTVPADGAAVGIGMSNSGVFAVQAQPNENLVFSPHPSYWLTAGTFAHGEVLDIEQISNSVELQYNAGFQMTAVLNPDNTWTVNSGTQSIAA; encoded by the coding sequence ATGCCAACGAAGTACTCCCTGACGGTTCGCAATGAATCTACCCAGTTCCAGGACCTCTGCGTGTACCAGGAGCCGGTGGACCTCGGCGTGCGCAACGCCATGTCCCTCGCCTGGCTGACCGCGCCGGCCTGGCCGCACACGACCGTGACCTTCGAGTGGTCGCTCGACTACTGCTTCGCCTGGTCCTACACCGGCACGTTGAAGCCGGGCACGCGGTTCCGGGCGCAGCAGGTCCAGCAGGCCAACCCGCAGGACCTGACCTCGAACCAGGTCCTGTTCGACTACGCCGACGGCGCCCACCGGTTCGTTCCTGGCAAGGCGTTCGGCATCCCCGAGCTCGGCAACCTCTACATCAGGGAGTTGCCGACCGTGCCGGCGGACGGCGCGGCGGTCGGCATCGGCATGTCGAACTCCGGCGTGTTCGCGGTGCAGGCGCAGCCCAACGAGAACCTCGTCTTCAGCCCGCACCCCAGCTACTGGCTGACCGCGGGCACGTTCGCGCACGGCGAGGTGCTCGACATCGAGCAGATCAGCAACTCGGTGGAGTTGCAGTACAACGCGGGCTTCCAGATGACCGCGGTGCTGAACCCCGACAACACGTGGACGGTCAACTCCGGCACGCAGTCGATCGCGGCCTGA
- a CDS encoding GGDEF domain-containing protein → MIGTRRFATTAAVVLVIATAASVAASFDIVKGEAAVVLDDLAQLATGLFATGCCLWTARRATGPDRRWRLAMGVGMAGWSTGQVLWTWYQLVERRAVPSPSLADAGYLSIVPFAFIALLVIGNFRRSGSPDALLDRRSHSARLVLLLDGLIVTGSLFVLTWTTSLGGLVSVGNPSTAAFLVAIAYPVTDLALLVIVVVLSADRTVVLRNQLRLLGLGLVGLALSDLAFAYLVSIQAPEVPPLANAGFVVGPALIALAALAPVASPASGPGRHRRRWQWAYLLMPYVPLLVSSVLVLRRTLIGDLRPLDGVEIASGFTVFVAVILRQLVTLVDNTKLVLLLRESEYSLNHQAHHDPLTGLANRALFESRLDEALADHHRDGTPFGLLFVDLDDFKAVNDVSGHAHGDAVLETVAQRLRQCVRDTDVVARLGGDEFGVLVEGVAEPEQVASRVLDALGEEISASVGVVICTGQDPEATAASLLSRADNAMYEAKRGGGRGLVVHS, encoded by the coding sequence GTGATCGGGACGCGTCGGTTCGCCACCACGGCCGCGGTCGTGTTGGTGATCGCCACCGCCGCGTCCGTGGCCGCGAGTTTCGACATCGTCAAGGGCGAGGCCGCGGTCGTGCTGGACGACCTGGCACAGCTCGCCACGGGCCTGTTCGCGACCGGCTGCTGCCTGTGGACGGCCCGCCGGGCCACCGGGCCGGACCGCCGCTGGCGGCTCGCCATGGGCGTCGGCATGGCGGGCTGGTCCACCGGGCAGGTGCTGTGGACGTGGTACCAGCTGGTCGAACGGCGGGCCGTGCCGTCACCGTCCCTCGCGGACGCCGGGTACCTGAGCATCGTGCCGTTCGCGTTCATCGCGCTGCTGGTGATCGGTAACTTCCGCCGATCCGGCTCACCCGACGCGCTGCTGGACCGCCGTTCCCACAGCGCCCGGCTGGTGTTGCTGCTGGACGGTCTGATCGTGACCGGGTCGCTGTTCGTGCTCACGTGGACGACGTCGCTCGGCGGGCTGGTCTCGGTCGGCAACCCGAGCACGGCCGCGTTCCTGGTGGCCATCGCGTACCCCGTGACGGACCTGGCGTTGCTGGTGATCGTGGTGGTGCTGAGCGCGGACCGGACAGTGGTGCTGCGCAACCAACTCCGGCTGCTCGGGCTGGGTCTGGTGGGGCTCGCGCTGTCCGACCTCGCCTTCGCCTACCTGGTCAGCATTCAGGCGCCCGAAGTGCCGCCGCTGGCCAACGCCGGGTTCGTGGTGGGGCCGGCGCTGATCGCGTTGGCCGCGCTGGCGCCGGTGGCGTCGCCCGCGTCCGGGCCGGGCCGACACCGCCGGCGGTGGCAGTGGGCCTACCTGCTCATGCCGTACGTGCCGCTGTTGGTCAGCAGCGTCCTGGTGCTGCGCCGCACGCTGATCGGCGACCTGCGGCCGTTGGACGGGGTGGAGATCGCCTCGGGGTTCACCGTGTTCGTCGCGGTGATCCTGCGGCAGCTGGTGACGTTGGTGGACAACACGAAGCTGGTGCTGTTGCTGCGGGAATCCGAATACAGCCTGAACCACCAGGCGCACCACGACCCGTTGACCGGCCTGGCCAACCGGGCGCTGTTCGAGAGCAGGCTGGACGAGGCGCTGGCCGACCACCACCGCGACGGCACGCCGTTCGGGCTGCTGTTCGTGGACCTGGACGACTTCAAGGCGGTCAACGACGTGTCCGGCCACGCGCACGGCGACGCGGTGCTCGAAACGGTCGCGCAGCGGCTCCGGCAGTGCGTCCGCGACACCGACGTGGTGGCCCGGCTGGGTGGTGACGAGTTCGGCGTCCTGGTCGAAGGTGTAGCGGAGCCGGAGCAGGTGGCGTCCCGCGTGCTCGACGCGCTCGGCGAAGAGATCAGCGCGTCGGTCGGAGTGGTGATCTGCACGGGCCAAGACCCGGAAGCCACCGCCGCGTCCCTCCTCAGCCGCGCCGACAACGCCATGTACGAGGCCAAGCGCGGTGGCGGTCGAGGGCTCGTCGTCCACTCGTAG
- a CDS encoding MarR family winged helix-turn-helix transcriptional regulator, which yields MAEQEVPVAAEVVTGQDYERYARYRIAESGGDADAFGLSYNVLHLAYMMITDYEALVHREQGWTMPGFRLMFKLWILGPTQPARLAGLSGTTRSAMSNLINTLERAGLVERTRDDQDRRVVFVALTDRGRDSVARAFPSQNARESRWFEALTDDECARMVQMIRRVVAARPD from the coding sequence GTGGCAGAGCAGGAGGTCCCCGTGGCCGCGGAAGTGGTGACGGGGCAGGATTATGAACGTTACGCACGTTATCGGATCGCCGAGTCCGGTGGGGACGCGGACGCGTTCGGGCTCTCGTACAACGTGCTCCACCTCGCGTACATGATGATCACCGACTACGAGGCGTTGGTGCACCGCGAGCAAGGGTGGACCATGCCCGGGTTCCGGTTGATGTTCAAGTTGTGGATCCTCGGTCCGACCCAGCCGGCGCGGCTCGCCGGACTGTCCGGCACCACGCGGTCGGCGATGTCCAACCTGATCAACACGTTGGAGCGGGCCGGGTTGGTGGAGCGGACCAGGGACGACCAGGACCGGCGGGTCGTCTTCGTGGCGTTGACCGACCGCGGCCGCGATTCGGTGGCCCGCGCGTTCCCCAGCCAGAACGCGCGGGAGTCGCGCTGGTTCGAGGCGCTGACCGACGACGAGTGCGCGCGAATGGTGCAGATGATCCGACGTGTGGTGGCCGCCCGGCCCGATTGA
- a CDS encoding DUF4360 domain-containing protein: MLSTVAAAVLAMSAINPLSEPQVDIAPDYVTVEVRTVNGSGCPAGTAAVAAAPDRTAFTVTYSQFLAQAGAASEPTDFRKNCQLALELSYPQGFTFGVTQADYRGFAHLQAGAVGMEQGNYYFQGMSPTSRKSHTYTGPLSDNWQATDSTEWGAIVYAPCGEQRLFNINTELRVSAGTSTGTSFMVMDSTDSNVSTTYHFSWKRC; encoded by the coding sequence ATGCTGAGCACAGTGGCCGCGGCGGTTTTGGCCATGTCCGCGATCAACCCATTAAGTGAACCGCAGGTCGACATCGCGCCTGATTACGTCACCGTCGAAGTGCGGACGGTGAACGGCTCCGGTTGCCCGGCCGGTACCGCGGCGGTCGCCGCCGCGCCCGACCGCACCGCGTTCACCGTCACGTACAGCCAGTTCCTCGCCCAGGCGGGCGCGGCGTCGGAACCGACCGACTTCCGGAAGAACTGCCAGCTCGCGCTGGAGCTGAGCTACCCGCAGGGCTTCACGTTCGGCGTCACGCAGGCCGACTACCGCGGGTTCGCGCACCTCCAGGCGGGCGCCGTCGGGATGGAGCAGGGCAACTACTACTTCCAGGGCATGTCGCCGACGTCGCGCAAGAGCCACACGTACACCGGGCCGTTGAGCGACAACTGGCAGGCGACCGACAGCACGGAATGGGGCGCCATCGTGTACGCCCCGTGCGGTGAGCAGCGGCTGTTCAACATCAACACGGAACTGCGGGTCTCGGCGGGCACGTCGACCGGCACGAGTTTCATGGTGATGGATTCGACGGACAGCAACGTGAGCACCACCTATCACTTCTCCTGGAAGCGCTGCTAG
- a CDS encoding DUF4360 domain-containing protein, with the protein MFNFVVAATMAAAIVIPPGGAPNTVPPPDHMTIDVVTVNGSGCPAGTAAVAVSPDNKAFTVTYSQFLAQVGVGSLPTDFRKNCQLNLRLNIPQGFTYGIAQADYRGFAHLEQGATGMERANYYFQGMSPTAYQSHSYEGPFSDDWQATDTTELAAIVYHPCGEQRLFNINTELRVSAGTSDPTKTTSFISMDSTDGSVETTYHFAWKTCP; encoded by the coding sequence ATGTTCAATTTCGTGGTGGCCGCCACCATGGCGGCGGCGATCGTCATTCCTCCCGGTGGTGCGCCGAACACGGTTCCGCCGCCGGACCACATGACGATCGACGTGGTGACCGTGAACGGCTCCGGCTGCCCGGCCGGAACCGCCGCCGTAGCGGTGTCACCGGACAACAAGGCGTTCACCGTCACGTACAGCCAGTTCCTGGCGCAGGTCGGTGTCGGTTCACTGCCCACGGATTTTCGGAAGAACTGCCAGCTCAACCTGAGGCTGAACATCCCACAGGGGTTCACCTACGGCATCGCGCAAGCCGACTACCGCGGCTTCGCCCACCTTGAGCAGGGCGCGACCGGAATGGAACGTGCCAACTACTACTTCCAGGGCATGTCGCCCACGGCGTACCAGAGCCACAGCTACGAGGGCCCGTTCAGCGACGACTGGCAGGCGACCGACACGACCGAGCTCGCCGCGATCGTCTACCACCCGTGCGGTGAGCAACGCCTGTTCAACATCAACACCGAGCTCCGGGTGAGTGCGGGCACGTCCGACCCGACCAAGACCACGAGCTTCATCTCGATGGACTCCACGGACGGCAGTGTCGAGACGACCTACCACTTCGCCTGGAAGACCTGCCCGTAG
- a CDS encoding glutamate synthase subunit beta, with the protein MADPRGFLTTERETPRSRPVFLRLRDWREVYEEFEQPKLEKQAGRCMDCGIPFCHQGCPLGNLIPEWNNLVWKEDWRLASERLHATNNFPEFTGTLCPAPCEAACVVGINGDAVTIKRVEISIIDRAWDEGWVTPQLPPTRTGRKVAVVGSGPAGLAAAQQLTRAGHDVVVLERADAIGGLLRYGIPEFKMEKWRLDRRLDQMRAEGTEFRTGVNVGVDVTVEELRESYDAVVLAGGATAWRDLPVPGRSLTGVHQAMEYLPWANKVARGELDAPPITAEGKHVVVIGGGDTGADCVGTAHRQGALSVTQLEIMPRPPEKRAEAHPWPTYPMLYRVTSAHEEGGERLYAVSTVEFLGDDAGAVRALKLVEVEASGGRFEPVPGSEREIPAQLVTLAMGFVGPEKDGLLTELGVGLDARGNVARDDSFATSVDGVFVAGDMGRGQSLIVWAIAEGRSAAAGVDAYLTGRHVLPRPIEPTDRPLV; encoded by the coding sequence ATGGCTGACCCTCGTGGGTTCCTCACCACCGAACGTGAGACCCCGCGCAGCCGTCCCGTTTTCCTGCGCCTGCGCGACTGGCGCGAGGTCTACGAGGAGTTCGAGCAGCCCAAGCTGGAGAAGCAGGCCGGTCGCTGCATGGACTGCGGCATCCCGTTCTGCCACCAGGGCTGTCCGCTGGGGAACCTGATCCCCGAGTGGAACAACCTGGTGTGGAAGGAGGACTGGCGGCTGGCGTCGGAACGCCTGCACGCCACCAACAACTTCCCGGAGTTCACCGGGACGTTGTGCCCCGCGCCGTGCGAGGCCGCTTGCGTGGTGGGGATCAACGGCGATGCCGTCACCATCAAGCGGGTCGAGATCTCCATCATCGACCGGGCGTGGGACGAGGGCTGGGTGACGCCCCAGCTGCCGCCGACGCGCACCGGGCGCAAGGTGGCCGTGGTCGGCTCCGGGCCCGCGGGCCTGGCCGCCGCCCAGCAGCTGACCCGTGCGGGCCACGACGTGGTGGTGCTGGAGCGGGCGGACGCCATCGGCGGGCTGCTGCGCTACGGCATCCCCGAGTTCAAGATGGAGAAGTGGCGGCTGGACCGCCGGCTCGACCAGATGCGGGCCGAGGGCACCGAGTTCCGGACGGGCGTGAACGTCGGTGTCGATGTCACGGTCGAGGAGCTGCGGGAGTCCTACGACGCGGTGGTGCTGGCCGGTGGCGCGACGGCGTGGCGGGACCTGCCCGTGCCGGGCCGTTCGTTGACCGGGGTGCACCAGGCGATGGAGTACCTGCCGTGGGCGAACAAGGTCGCGCGCGGCGAGCTGGACGCGCCGCCCATCACGGCCGAGGGCAAGCACGTCGTGGTCATCGGCGGCGGCGACACGGGCGCGGACTGCGTGGGCACCGCCCACCGCCAGGGCGCGTTGTCCGTGACGCAGCTGGAGATCATGCCGAGGCCGCCGGAGAAGCGCGCCGAGGCACACCCGTGGCCGACCTACCCGATGCTGTACCGGGTGACGTCGGCCCACGAGGAGGGCGGCGAGCGGCTGTACGCCGTGTCCACCGTGGAGTTCCTGGGTGACGACGCGGGTGCGGTGCGGGCGCTGAAGCTGGTCGAGGTCGAGGCGTCCGGTGGGCGGTTCGAGCCGGTGCCGGGCAGCGAGCGGGAGATCCCGGCGCAGCTGGTGACGTTGGCGATGGGCTTCGTCGGCCCGGAGAAGGACGGCCTGCTCACCGAGCTGGGCGTCGGTCTCGACGCACGCGGCAACGTCGCCCGTGACGACTCGTTCGCCACCTCCGTCGACGGCGTGTTCGTGGCCGGCGACATGGGGCGCGGCCAGTCGCTGATCGTGTGGGCCATCGCCGAGGGCCGCTCGGCCGCCGCCGGCGTGGACGCCTACCTCACCGGCAGGCACGTCCTGCCGCGGCCGATCGAGCCGACCGACCGGCCGCTCGTCTGA